A genomic region of Fusobacterium russii ATCC 25533 contains the following coding sequences:
- a CDS encoding YjiH family protein: MDDKKSMSNSLRFVFFSLLGIFLFFVPINVLGKTTIPLDHIVSYILKIPYFRPVYGSILVIVGAILPFYRKTWNKDLTATIFSILKILAIPFVIMAVLGKGPEFLMNKDVIPFIFSKIVVPVITIVPIGAVFLALIINYGLMEFVGVFMRAVMKPIWRTPGRSAIDAVASFVGSYSVALLITNRVYKEGKYTSKEAVIIATGFSTVSATFMIIVAKTLDLIPIWNIYFWSTVFVTFLVTAITARIYPISRKANEYYNGVKGDIEKEVSENKFKVAFDEAMKTCSKADGILKGTLVNLKDGINLAFNIAPSLMAIGTLGIVIANHTPVFNILAYIIYPFTYISGYEEPFMVAKALSLGIAEMFLPAVLVTKLSFEVRMLVAITCVSEVLFFSASIPCMMATEIPISFKDYLIIWFERVVLSILISIPVIYLIKLFI, encoded by the coding sequence ATGGATGATAAAAAATCAATGTCTAATTCATTACGATTTGTATTTTTTAGTTTGTTAGGAATATTTCTATTTTTTGTTCCGATAAATGTTTTAGGAAAAACGACAATTCCATTGGATCATATAGTGTCATATATTCTAAAAATACCTTATTTTAGACCAGTTTATGGGAGTATTTTAGTTATAGTGGGAGCAATCTTACCTTTTTATAGAAAAACTTGGAATAAAGACTTAACAGCTACTATATTTTCAATATTAAAAATTTTAGCAATACCTTTTGTTATTATGGCAGTCTTAGGAAAAGGTCCTGAATTTTTGATGAATAAAGATGTTATACCATTTATTTTTTCTAAGATAGTAGTACCTGTAATAACAATTGTTCCAATAGGAGCAGTATTTCTAGCATTGATAATAAACTACGGGCTTATGGAATTTGTTGGAGTTTTTATGAGAGCAGTTATGAAACCTATTTGGAGAACACCGGGGAGATCTGCCATAGACGCAGTCGCCTCTTTCGTAGGTAGTTATTCTGTTGCTCTTTTGATAACTAATAGAGTTTATAAAGAAGGAAAATATACATCAAAAGAAGCTGTTATAATAGCCACAGGTTTTTCAACAGTATCTGCAACATTTATGATAATTGTAGCAAAAACATTAGATTTAATACCTATTTGGAATATTTATTTCTGGTCAACGGTTTTTGTAACTTTTTTAGTTACAGCAATAACTGCAAGAATATATCCTATAAGCAGGAAAGCAAATGAATACTACAATGGAGTAAAAGGAGATATTGAAAAAGAAGTAAGTGAAAATAAATTTAAAGTAGCTTTTGATGAAGCTATGAAAACTTGCTCAAAAGCTGATGGAATATTAAAAGGAACACTCGTTAACTTAAAAGATGGAATTAATCTAGCCTTTAATATAGCACCTTCGCTTATGGCAATAGGCACTTTGGGAATAGTTATTGCCAATCATACACCGGTTTTTAATATACTGGCTTATATAATCTATCCATTTACATATATAAGTGGCTATGAAGAGCCGTTTATGGTTGCAAAAGCTCTATCTTTAGGAATAGCTGAAATGTTCTTGCCGGCAGTTTTAGTTACAAAGCTTAGTTTTGAAGTTAGAATGTTGGTTGCAATAACTTGCGTATCAGAAGTTTTATTCTTCTCTGCATCTATACCTTGTATGATGGCAACAGAAATACCTATAAGCTTTAAAGATTATTTGATAATCTGGTTTGAAAGAGTGGTGCTATCAATTTTAATTTCTATACCGGTTATATATTTAATAAAGCTTTTTATATAA
- a CDS encoding Na+/H+ antiporter family protein → MILLNPVVLSVIVMIVLCLLKLNVLLALIISALVAGLAAGMPLGGIMGTLISGMGGNAETALSYVLLGTLAVAINSTGVATIISNKISKVINGKKQVLLLMIAGLACFSQNLIPVHIAFIPILIPPLLKLMNELKLDRRAMACSLTFGLKAPYIALPVGFGLIFQGIIAKEMSNNGMIVEKMDVWKSTWVLGLFMIIGLLIAVFVSYRKDRFYQDLPLKGMEEVAADKMETRHWLTLVAAAAAFVIQLKTGSLPLGAVAALAAMLIFRVVRWKDIDEYIGGGVGLMGLIAFIMLVAAGYGSVIRETGAVNELIESIHGMIGGSKAIGVTIMLLVGLLITMGIGTSFGTIPVVAAIYIPLCIKLGVSVSGAIIVLAAAAALGDAGSPASDSTLGPTSGLNADGQHDHIMDTCVPTFLHYNILLILGGFIGGMFL, encoded by the coding sequence ATGATTTTATTGAATCCGGTTGTACTTTCTGTAATTGTTATGATTGTTTTATGTCTATTGAAATTAAATGTGCTTTTAGCACTTATAATTTCAGCTTTAGTGGCTGGTTTAGCAGCAGGAATGCCTTTAGGTGGAATTATGGGAACATTAATTTCAGGTATGGGTGGAAATGCTGAAACAGCACTTAGTTATGTACTATTAGGAACTTTAGCGGTTGCTATAAACAGTACAGGTGTTGCAACAATAATTTCTAACAAAATTTCAAAAGTAATTAATGGTAAAAAGCAAGTATTATTACTTATGATTGCAGGTTTAGCATGTTTCTCTCAAAACTTAATACCTGTGCATATAGCATTTATACCTATATTAATTCCTCCATTATTAAAACTAATGAATGAATTAAAATTGGATAGAAGAGCTATGGCTTGTTCTTTAACTTTTGGATTAAAAGCACCTTATATAGCTTTACCGGTAGGATTTGGATTAATATTCCAAGGTATAATAGCTAAAGAAATGTCTAATAACGGAATGATAGTAGAAAAAATGGATGTATGGAAATCTACTTGGGTTTTAGGTCTATTTATGATAATAGGTTTACTAATAGCAGTATTTGTAAGTTATAGAAAAGATAGATTTTATCAAGATTTACCTCTAAAAGGAATGGAAGAAGTTGCAGCTGATAAAATGGAAACTAGACATTGGTTAACATTGGTTGCGGCAGCAGCAGCTTTTGTTATTCAATTAAAAACAGGTTCTCTACCTCTAGGGGCAGTTGCAGCTTTAGCAGCAATGTTGATATTCAGAGTAGTAAGATGGAAAGATATAGATGAGTATATTGGTGGTGGAGTAGGACTAATGGGTCTTATAGCTTTCATAATGTTGGTTGCAGCAGGATACGGTTCAGTTATCAGAGAAACTGGTGCAGTTAATGAATTGATTGAAAGCATTCATGGAATGATAGGTGGAAGTAAAGCTATAGGTGTTACAATAATGCTTTTAGTTGGACTTTTAATAACTATGGGAATAGGAACATCTTTCGGAACTATACCAGTAGTTGCAGCTATTTACATTCCGCTATGTATAAAATTAGGAGTATCAGTTTCTGGTGCAATAATTGTTTTAGCAGCGGCAGCTGCTTTAGGAGATGCGGGATCACCTGCTTCTGATTCAACATTAGGACCAACATCTGGACTTAATGCAGATGGTCAACATGATCATATAATGGATACATGCGTTCCTACATTCTTACATTATAATATTTTATTGATATTAGGTGGATTTATAGGTGGAATGTTCTTATAA
- a CDS encoding peptidylprolyl isomerase → MGLQAIIKTNKGEIKLNLFPEVAPVTVINFILLANKGYYNGIKFHRVIENFMIQGGDPTETGAGGPGYQFGDEFKEGVTFNKKGILAMANAGPNTNGSQFFITHVPTEWLNYKHTIFGEVISEEDQKVVDAIKQNDVIEAVTIIGETEELFKHNEEFYTQLKSFLKL, encoded by the coding sequence ATGGGTTTACAAGCTATTATCAAAACAAATAAGGGAGAAATAAAGCTCAATTTGTTCCCGGAAGTAGCTCCAGTTACAGTTATAAATTTTATACTCTTAGCTAATAAAGGCTATTATAATGGAATAAAATTTCATCGTGTAATAGAGAATTTTATGATTCAAGGCGGAGATCCTACAGAAACAGGAGCCGGAGGCCCAGGATATCAATTTGGTGATGAGTTTAAAGAGGGAGTAACATTTAACAAAAAAGGTATATTGGCAATGGCAAATGCAGGTCCAAATACAAATGGCTCACAATTTTTTATAACTCATGTTCCAACAGAATGGCTAAACTATAAGCATACAATATTTGGAGAAGTTATCTCTGAAGAGGATCAAAAAGTGGTTGATGCCATAAAACAAAATGATGTAATAGAAGCAGTGACAATAATAGGGGAAACAGAAGAATTATTTAAGCACAACGAAGAATTTTACACTCAGTTAAAAAGTTTTTTAAAGTTATAA
- a CDS encoding THUMP domain-containing class I SAM-dependent RNA methyltransferase has translation MIIIASASMGIESLVKEECQNLGFKNIQTFNGRVEFEGDFEDLVKANIYLRCADRVFIKMAEFKALSYEELFQNVKAIEWQNFIEENGEFPISWVSSVKSKLYSKSDIQRIAKKAIVEKLKETYNREIFLENGAVFAIKIQCHNDIFIVMLDTSGEALNKRGYRLRQKTAPIKETMAAALVKLSKWKADEVLLDPMCGTGTIAIEAAMIAKNIAPGVNRKFVSEKWKIIPEDIWINVRDEAYSNEIQDRELKIYASDVDEESIEIAKENAKNIGLDEDIKFEVKDFRDIDIKDKYGALIVNPPYGERLMNDENIEELYGEFGRLCKRKLSKWSYYIISSYENFESSFGIKATKNRKLYNGGIKCYFYQYFGAGKNGFKN, from the coding sequence ATGATAATAATAGCTTCTGCAAGTATGGGAATAGAAAGCTTAGTGAAAGAAGAGTGCCAAAATCTAGGTTTTAAAAATATTCAAACATTTAATGGAAGAGTTGAATTTGAAGGAGATTTTGAGGATTTAGTAAAAGCTAATATTTATTTGAGATGTGCAGATAGAGTTTTTATAAAAATGGCGGAATTTAAAGCTTTAAGCTATGAAGAACTTTTTCAAAATGTAAAAGCAATCGAATGGCAGAATTTTATAGAAGAGAATGGAGAGTTTCCTATTTCTTGGGTAAGTTCAGTAAAATCAAAGCTCTATTCAAAATCTGATATACAAAGAATAGCTAAAAAAGCAATAGTTGAAAAATTAAAAGAAACATATAACAGGGAGATTTTTTTAGAAAATGGAGCAGTATTTGCAATAAAAATTCAATGCCACAATGATATATTTATAGTTATGTTGGATACAAGTGGTGAGGCTTTAAATAAAAGAGGTTACAGACTAAGGCAAAAAACGGCTCCAATAAAAGAAACAATGGCAGCGGCCCTAGTTAAGCTTTCAAAATGGAAAGCAGATGAAGTTTTGCTTGATCCTATGTGTGGTACTGGAACTATTGCAATAGAAGCGGCAATGATAGCTAAAAATATAGCTCCTGGAGTAAATAGAAAATTTGTTTCTGAAAAATGGAAGATTATTCCTGAGGATATATGGATAAATGTTAGAGATGAGGCATATTCAAATGAAATTCAGGATAGAGAGCTTAAGATATATGCTTCTGATGTAGATGAGGAGAGTATAGAAATTGCCAAGGAAAATGCTAAAAATATAGGGCTTGATGAAGATATAAAATTTGAAGTCAAGGATTTTAGAGATATAGATATAAAAGATAAATATGGAGCATTAATAGTTAATCCACCTTATGGAGAGAGACTTATGAATGACGAAAATATTGAAGAGTTATACGGTGAATTTGGAAGACTGTGTAAAAGAAAGCTTTCAAAGTGGTCGTACTATATAATAAGCTCCTATGAAAATTTTGAATCTTCATTTGGAATAAAGGCAACAAAAAATAGAAAACTTTATAATGGTGGGATAAAATGTTATTTTTATCAATATTTTGGAGCAGGAAAAAATGGATTTAAAAATTAA
- a CDS encoding AI-2E family transporter: MEKKKFLKIFILIVIFVLIQSYFQNNAEFKTIVERWRGYFIPLIWAIFISILLNPIIEFFETRLKLSRLISLSLTIFIIVIVFIGMIFMVVPEIIESIKELNQLYPYIVERTTDIIRKIMGFLAKKRVLVFNQEEIINSTSDLIKTNFNDIQKFIISVLENVVWWTIGMVNFFVGLFLAILILLDKKTQIRTRDNIITIIFGVKRAEYIIDKIRAANEIFISYIMGKIIVSFVVGLSVFFILLISGTPYASLSAILLGVGNMIPYVGSIIGGLVATFLIFIVAPFKVVFLFIAIIVSQLLDGFVIGPKIIGDKVGLNTFWVMLSVIIFGGLFGLTGMFLGVPIMCIIKLFYTDLLKRIKGEEN; this comes from the coding sequence ATGGAAAAGAAAAAATTTTTAAAAATATTTATTTTGATTGTTATATTTGTATTGATACAGTCTTATTTTCAAAATAATGCTGAGTTTAAGACTATAGTTGAGAGATGGAGAGGCTATTTTATTCCTCTTATATGGGCAATATTCATATCCATACTATTAAATCCAATTATAGAATTTTTTGAAACAAGACTAAAATTAAGTCGATTAATTTCATTGAGTCTGACAATTTTTATCATAGTAATTGTCTTTATAGGAATGATTTTTATGGTAGTTCCGGAAATAATAGAATCAATAAAGGAATTGAATCAACTGTATCCATATATAGTGGAAAGAACAACGGATATAATAAGAAAAATTATGGGATTTTTAGCAAAAAAAAGAGTATTAGTGTTTAATCAAGAAGAAATAATTAACAGTACAAGCGATTTAATAAAAACTAATTTTAATGACATTCAAAAATTTATTATTTCAGTTTTAGAAAATGTTGTTTGGTGGACAATAGGAATGGTAAATTTTTTTGTCGGTTTATTTTTGGCAATTCTTATACTTTTGGATAAAAAAACACAAATAAGAACAAGAGATAATATAATAACAATAATATTTGGAGTAAAAAGAGCTGAATACATAATAGATAAAATAAGAGCAGCAAATGAAATTTTTATAAGTTATATAATGGGAAAAATCATAGTTTCCTTTGTGGTAGGGCTTTCAGTATTCTTTATATTGCTTATTTCGGGGACACCTTATGCCTCATTAAGTGCAATACTTTTGGGAGTAGGAAATATGATACCTTATGTTGGGTCTATTATAGGAGGCTTGGTTGCAACCTTTTTAATCTTTATAGTAGCCCCATTTAAAGTTGTATTTTTATTCATTGCAATAATAGTATCTCAACTTTTAGATGGTTTTGTGATAGGACCTAAAATAATAGGAGATAAAGTAGGTTTAAACACATTTTGGGTAATGCTGTCAGTAATTATTTTTGGAGGCTTATTCGGCTTGACAGGAATGTTTTTAGGGGTCCCAATAATGTGTATAATAAAGCTATTTTATACGGATTTACTTAAAAGAATAAAGGGAGAGGAAAATTAA
- a CDS encoding NusG domain II-containing protein, with amino-acid sequence MKKNRYFKIGDLLIYLFLVVFFLVLLAKISSFKDIKGAKAEIWINGNLEYIYPLQAEEKNVFVDTVIGGCNIQFKDYMVRVTTSNSPLKIAVKQGFIKSPGEVIIGIPDRLVIKIVGDGEDELDFIAR; translated from the coding sequence ATGAAAAAAAATAGATATTTTAAAATAGGAGATTTACTAATCTACTTATTCTTAGTTGTATTTTTTTTAGTGCTTTTGGCAAAAATAAGTAGTTTCAAAGACATTAAGGGAGCTAAGGCTGAGATATGGATTAATGGAAATTTAGAGTATATTTATCCATTACAGGCGGAAGAAAAGAATGTATTTGTAGACACAGTAATAGGAGGCTGTAATATCCAATTTAAAGATTATATGGTGAGAGTTACAACATCTAATTCACCACTTAAAATAGCAGTAAAACAAGGTTTTATAAAATCACCGGGAGAAGTGATTATAGGTATACCTGACAGGCTTGTTATAAAAATAGTTGGAGATGGAGAAGATGAGTTAGATTTTATAGCAAGGTAA
- a CDS encoding phosphatidylserine decarboxylase: MQFEKIKYIERKTGEVKIEKVMGEGALKFLYYNPLGSLFLNAIIKRKFLSSYYGKKMNSVASKKKIANFVKEMGIDMSDYARDIDEYISFNDFFYRELKQGARKIADEETVLASPADGKILAYRDLKEKDKFFIKGSDFTLEEFFMDRELAKKYEGGTFVIVRLAPADYHRFHFPADGKIGETKKIEGYYYSVSTHAIKKNFRIFCENKREFSILSTERFGDIAMVDVGATMVGSIVQTYVPNSHVKKGDEKGYFLFGGSTCIMVFEKDKVEIDEDIIRNTQNRIETRIYMGEKFAHEKK; the protein is encoded by the coding sequence ATGCAATTTGAAAAAATAAAATATATTGAAAGAAAAACTGGTGAAGTAAAAATAGAGAAGGTCATGGGAGAAGGAGCTTTAAAATTTTTGTACTATAATCCTCTAGGCTCTCTATTTTTAAATGCTATAATAAAAAGAAAATTTCTTTCATCTTATTATGGTAAGAAAATGAACTCAGTGGCTTCTAAAAAAAAGATAGCAAATTTTGTAAAAGAAATGGGAATTGATATGTCTGACTATGCAAGAGATATTGATGAATATATAAGCTTTAATGATTTCTTTTACCGTGAGTTGAAACAAGGGGCTAGAAAAATAGCAGATGAAGAAACTGTACTGGCTTCACCGGCAGATGGAAAGATATTGGCATATAGAGATTTAAAAGAAAAGGATAAATTCTTTATAAAGGGATCCGACTTTACTTTAGAAGAATTCTTTATGGATAGGGAGCTTGCTAAAAAGTATGAAGGAGGAACTTTTGTAATAGTCAGATTGGCACCGGCAGATTATCACAGATTTCATTTTCCGGCAGATGGAAAAATAGGTGAAACAAAGAAAATAGAAGGTTACTATTATTCAGTTTCAACTCATGCAATAAAGAAAAATTTTAGAATATTCTGTGAAAATAAAAGAGAATTTTCTATTTTATCAACAGAAAGATTTGGTGATATAGCTATGGTAGATGTAGGTGCTACTATGGTTGGAAGTATAGTTCAAACATATGTACCTAATAGTCATGTTAAAAAAGGGGATGAAAAAGGCTATTTCTTATTTGGAGGTTCAACCTGCATAATGGTTTTTGAAAAAGATAAGGTAGAAATTGATGAGGATATTATAAGAAATACTCAGAATAGAATAGAAACAAGAATATATATGGGAGAAAAGTTTGCACATGAAAAAAAATAG
- a CDS encoding nicotinate phosphoribosyltransferase: MNDNFILTEFARVINSDRYQYTESDIFLMEDMQNKEAVFDVFFRKTEDGGFAVVSGIQEVIHLIEILNNTDEEEKRKYFSKILEEEHLIDFLSKIKFTGNLYAMRDGEIVYPNEPIITIKAPLIEAKILETPILNIINMNMAIATKASMVTRAAHPVKVLSFGSRRAHGFDSAVEGNKAAVIGGCYGHSNLMTEYKYGIPSNGTMSHSYIQAFGVGKDAEKRAFVTFINNRRKREKNSLILLIDTYDTINIGIENAIKAFKECGIDDNYKGLYGIRLDSGDLAYQSKKCRKRLDEEGFTKAIITLTNSLDEKLIRSLREQNACVDMYGVGDAIAVSKSYPCFGGVYKIVELDDQPLIKISGDVIKISNPGFKEVYRIYDTDGIAYADLITLVKKDSDKEKLLNYKELTIRDEKYEFKSSLLKEKSYSFKKLTKLYIENGEINKALYQELFDIMNSQKYYFEALDTLSTERKRLENPHNYKVDLSSDLIKLKYGLINEAKNI; encoded by the coding sequence ATGAATGATAATTTTATTCTAACAGAATTTGCAAGAGTAATCAACTCGGATAGATATCAATATACAGAGAGCGACATTTTTCTTATGGAAGATATGCAAAATAAAGAGGCAGTTTTTGATGTATTTTTTAGAAAGACAGAAGATGGTGGTTTTGCTGTAGTATCTGGAATACAGGAAGTTATACACTTAATAGAAATTTTAAATAATACAGATGAGGAAGAAAAAAGGAAATATTTTTCAAAAATTTTAGAAGAGGAACATTTAATAGATTTTCTATCAAAAATAAAATTTACAGGAAATTTATATGCTATGAGAGATGGAGAAATAGTTTATCCCAATGAACCTATAATAACTATAAAAGCTCCATTAATAGAAGCTAAAATTTTGGAAACTCCAATACTTAATATAATAAATATGAATATGGCAATAGCAACAAAAGCATCAATGGTTACAAGGGCAGCTCATCCGGTAAAAGTTTTGTCTTTCGGAAGCAGAAGAGCTCATGGTTTTGACAGTGCAGTAGAGGGAAATAAGGCAGCTGTTATAGGTGGTTGTTATGGGCATTCAAATTTAATGACAGAGTATAAGTATGGCATTCCATCTAATGGAACAATGTCACATTCATATATACAGGCTTTTGGTGTGGGAAAAGATGCAGAAAAAAGAGCCTTTGTTACTTTTATAAATAATAGAAGAAAGAGAGAAAAAAATTCTTTAATTCTGCTTATAGATACCTATGACACAATTAATATAGGTATAGAAAATGCTATAAAAGCTTTTAAAGAATGTGGTATAGATGATAATTATAAGGGACTTTATGGAATCAGATTAGATTCTGGTGACTTGGCTTATCAATCTAAAAAATGTAGAAAAAGGCTTGATGAAGAGGGATTTACAAAGGCAATAATAACTTTAACCAACTCTTTGGATGAAAAACTTATAAGATCGCTTAGGGAGCAAAATGCCTGTGTGGATATGTATGGAGTTGGAGATGCTATAGCAGTAAGTAAATCTTACCCTTGTTTCGGAGGAGTCTATAAGATAGTGGAATTAGATGACCAACCTCTTATAAAAATATCAGGAGATGTTATAAAAATATCAAATCCCGGTTTTAAAGAAGTGTATAGAATATATGATACAGACGGAATAGCTTATGCCGATTTAATAACTTTAGTAAAAAAAGACAGCGATAAAGAAAAACTTCTTAACTACAAAGAATTGACTATTAGAGATGAAAAATATGAATTTAAAAGCAGTCTATTGAAAGAAAAATCATACAGTTTTAAGAAATTGACAAAGCTATATATAGAGAATGGAGAAATAAACAAGGCTCTTTATCAAGAATTATTTGATATAATGAATTCGCAAAAATACTATTTTGAAGCCTTAGATACTCTATCTACAGAGAGAAAAAGATTGGAAAATCCTCATAACTATAAGGTTGATTTATCAAGTGATTTAATTAAATTAAAATACGGTTTAATAAATGAAGCAAAAAATATTTAA
- the dtd gene encoding D-aminoacyl-tRNA deacylase, translating into MRTVIQRVKHAKVNVNETTVGKIDTGFLILLGITHNDTEKEVKWLANKIRDLRIFEDENQKMNLALGDINGEVLIISQFTLYGNCIKGRRPGFIDAARPELAENLYLKFIEEFKSFGIKTESGEFGADMKVELLNDGPVTLIIDTDEANIK; encoded by the coding sequence TTGAGAACAGTTATACAAAGAGTTAAACACGCTAAAGTGAATGTTAATGAAACAACTGTAGGAAAAATAGATACAGGCTTTCTTATTTTATTAGGAATTACTCACAATGATACAGAGAAAGAAGTTAAATGGTTAGCTAATAAAATTAGAGATTTAAGAATATTTGAAGATGAAAATCAAAAAATGAATTTGGCTTTAGGTGATATAAATGGAGAAGTTTTAATTATTTCACAATTCACACTTTATGGGAATTGCATTAAAGGAAGAAGACCAGGATTTATTGATGCTGCAAGACCTGAACTTGCAGAAAATTTATATTTAAAATTCATAGAAGAATTTAAAAGTTTCGGAATAAAAACTGAAAGCGGTGAATTTGGTGCTGATATGAAAGTTGAACTTTTAAATGATGGACCGGTAACTTTAATTATAGATACCGATGAAGCAAATATAAAATAA
- the fabG gene encoding 3-oxoacyl-[acyl-carrier-protein] reductase → MNRIEGKVVVVTGSARGIGRAIVERLAKENPKMIISCDMGETTYEEKNVVHKILNVTDREAIKTFVEEVENEYGKIDVLVNNAGITKDALLVRMAEDQWDAVIDVNLKGVFNMTQAVGKSMFKARKGSIITLSSVVGLHGNPGQTNYAATKGGVIAMTKTWAKELGARNVRANCIAPGFIRTPMTDVLPEKTIQEMLNATPLARLGEPEDIANAVLFLASDESSFISGETISVGGGLML, encoded by the coding sequence ATGAATAGAATAGAAGGAAAAGTTGTAGTTGTAACTGGTTCTGCAAGAGGAATAGGAAGAGCTATAGTTGAAAGACTTGCTAAAGAAAATCCAAAAATGATAATTTCTTGCGATATGGGTGAAACAACTTATGAAGAAAAAAATGTTGTTCATAAGATTTTAAATGTGACTGATAGAGAAGCTATTAAAACATTTGTTGAGGAAGTAGAAAATGAATATGGAAAAATAGATGTTTTAGTTAATAACGCAGGTATAACTAAGGACGCATTACTTGTTAGAATGGCTGAAGATCAATGGGATGCTGTTATAGATGTAAACTTAAAAGGAGTTTTCAATATGACACAAGCTGTTGGTAAATCAATGTTTAAAGCTAGAAAGGGATCTATAATAACTCTTTCATCTGTTGTTGGACTACATGGGAATCCAGGACAAACAAACTATGCTGCAACTAAAGGTGGAGTAATTGCTATGACTAAAACTTGGGCAAAGGAATTAGGTGCTAGAAACGTTAGAGCTAACTGTATTGCTCCAGGCTTTATAAGAACTCCTATGACAGATGTTTTACCTGAAAAAACTATTCAGGAAATGCTAAATGCAACTCCTCTTGCCAGATTAGGAGAACCTGAGGATATAGCTAATGCTGTTTTATTTTTAGCAAGTGATGAATCTTCTTTTATTAGTGGAGAAACAATTTCTGTTGGCGGAGGATTAATGCTATAA